In Leuconostocaceae bacterium ESL0723, the following proteins share a genomic window:
- the tuf gene encoding elongation factor Tu, whose translation MAKETYVRNKPHVNIGTIGHVDHGKTTLTAAISKVLAEKDGGTATDFAEIDNAPEEKERGITINTSHIEYETDKRHYAHIDAPGHADYVKNMITGAAQMDGAILVVAATDGPMPQTREHILLARQVGVEHLVVFLNKTDLVDDPELIDLVEMEVRELLSEYDFPGDDIPVIKGSALKALEGDPEQEKVILELMDAVDEYIPTPAREDDKPFLMPVEDVFTITGRGTVASGRVDRGVLTTGNEVEIVGLKDEVKKTTVTGIEMFRKTLEEAQAGDNIGALLRGVDRDQIERGQVLAAPGSIKTHKKFKAEVYVLTKEEGGRHTPFFTNYRPQFYFHTTDVTGVVELPEGVEMVMPGDQVTFDVELIAPVAIEKGLKFTVREGGHTVGAGTVTEIED comes from the coding sequence TTGGCTAAGGAAACTTACGTTCGGAATAAGCCCCACGTTAACATTGGTACGATCGGCCACGTCGATCACGGTAAGACTACTTTGACTGCTGCTATCTCAAAGGTATTGGCTGAGAAGGATGGTGGTACTGCTACTGATTTCGCTGAAATCGATAACGCTCCTGAAGAAAAGGAACGTGGTATCACGATTAACACTTCACACATCGAGTACGAGACTGACAAGCGTCACTATGCCCACATCGATGCCCCTGGTCACGCCGATTACGTTAAGAACATGATCACTGGTGCCGCTCAGATGGATGGTGCTATCTTGGTTGTTGCCGCAACTGATGGTCCTATGCCACAGACTCGTGAGCACATCTTGCTTGCCCGTCAGGTTGGTGTTGAACACTTGGTAGTCTTCTTGAACAAGACTGACTTGGTTGATGACCCAGAATTGATTGACTTGGTTGAGATGGAAGTTCGTGAACTTTTGTCAGAGTACGATTTCCCTGGTGATGACATTCCTGTTATCAAGGGTTCAGCTTTGAAGGCTTTGGAAGGTGATCCAGAGCAAGAAAAGGTTATCCTTGAATTGATGGATGCCGTTGATGAATACATCCCAACGCCAGCCCGTGAAGATGACAAGCCATTCTTGATGCCTGTCGAAGATGTCTTCACTATCACTGGTCGTGGAACTGTTGCATCTGGTCGTGTTGACCGTGGTGTTTTGACTACTGGTAACGAAGTTGAAATCGTCGGTTTGAAGGACGAAGTTAAGAAGACTACGGTTACTGGAATCGAAATGTTCCGTAAGACTTTGGAAGAAGCTCAGGCTGGTGATAACATTGGTGCTTTACTTCGTGGTGTTGACCGTGACCAGATCGAACGTGGTCAAGTTTTGGCTGCTCCTGGTTCAATCAAGACCCACAAGAAGTTCAAGGCCGAAGTTTATGTCTTGACTAAGGAAGAAGGTGGCCGTCACACGCCATTCTTCACTAACTATCGTCCACAGTTCTACTTCCACACTACTGATGTAACTGGTGTTGTTGAACTGCCAGAAGGTGTTGAAATGGTTATGCCTGGTGACCAAGTAACGTTTGACGTTGAATTGATTGCACCAGTTGCCATTGAAAAGGGATTGAAGTTTACTGTTCGTGAAGGTGGCCACACTGTTGGTGCCGGAACGGTTACTGAAATCGAAGATTAA
- a CDS encoding SAM-dependent methyltransferase — MLFSTNQFVHQMIEAQVQPGDWVADATGLNGINTNFLASRVGPTGQVLAYLSDRDQANQAVSGLFMSGLNDRVTIYQHDVSQLGQTDLDPNQALSLIIFDYSSDTGGQALYTDDSYSKILATLPYLNHGGLLIVKFDTVPDSWQSSFDRLRPLDYRRAFYRSGEVSAFLVERI; from the coding sequence ATGCTATTTTCCACGAACCAATTTGTCCACCAAATGATTGAGGCCCAGGTGCAACCTGGTGACTGGGTCGCTGATGCCACCGGTCTCAATGGGATCAACACCAATTTTTTGGCCAGTCGCGTTGGCCCAACCGGCCAAGTCCTGGCCTACCTGAGCGACCGTGACCAGGCTAACCAAGCCGTCAGCGGTCTCTTTATGTCTGGCCTCAATGACCGGGTTACCATTTACCAGCACGATGTTAGTCAGCTCGGCCAAACTGACCTGGACCCTAATCAGGCGCTAAGTTTGATTATCTTTGATTATTCCAGTGACACGGGCGGCCAAGCGCTCTATACCGACGACAGCTATAGTAAAATTCTGGCTACCCTCCCCTATCTCAATCATGGCGGTCTCTTGATTGTAAAGTTTGATACCGTGCCGGATTCTTGGCAGAGTAGCTTTGACCGTCTCCGGCCGCTGGATTACCGCCGGGCCTTTTACCGTAGTGGTGAGGTGAGCGCCTTCCTAGTCGAACGAATCTAG
- the leuS gene encoding leucine--tRNA ligase, with translation MGYNHQEIEKKWQHYWDQHQTFKAVDQSDKPKYYALDMFPYPSGQGLHVGHPEGYTATDIISRYKRAKGFDVLHPMGWDAFGLPAEQYAIKTGHNPATFTNKNISIFKKQIKSLGFSYDWNREINTTDPKYYKWTQWIFEKLYEKGLAYEDEIMVNWAPDFPGGGIVVSNEEVVDGKTERGGYPVYRKPMKQWVLKITAYADRLIDDLEELDWPEAIKEQQRNWIGRSVGAMVTFTVDDLDAKIQAFSTRADTLFGASYIVLAPEHELVDQLVTDDQKDAIAAYRKEIASKSDLERTDLNKDKSGAFTGSYAINPVNGEKLPIWIADYVLASYGTGAVMGVPAHDQRDWDFAKRFDLPITPVIAGGDIEKEAYSGEGPHINSGFLDGLDKVEAIDKMVDWLVEHGAGEKKVNYRLRDWVFSRQRYWGEPIPVIHWEDGTQSLVPEDELPLRLPELNQDQMKPSGTGESPLANATDWLNVTREDGVKGRRETNTMPQWAGSSWYYLRYIDPHNNQAFADYDKLKYWMNVDLYIGGAEHAVLHLLYARFWYKFLYDLGLVPTKEPFHKLVNQGMILGENHEKMSKSRGNVVNPDEIVKNYGADTLRVYEMFMGPLTQAKPWSEEGVTGSRRWLDRVWRLLIDDQDQLRDHVTNYNPGDLDKIYNQTVKKVTDDIENLRFNTAISQLMIFVNEAYKSEALPVKYMDGFIQMLAPFAPHIAEELWSRLGHDESLTYAPWPEYDEKALVDTSVEVVFQVNGKVRGKAMLPADASQDDMIAAAKAEDNVKKFIDGKTIQKIIAIPVKFVNIVAK, from the coding sequence ATGGGATATAATCACCAAGAAATCGAGAAAAAATGGCAGCACTACTGGGACCAGCACCAGACTTTTAAGGCCGTTGACCAGTCTGATAAGCCTAAGTACTATGCCCTCGATATGTTCCCTTATCCATCTGGTCAAGGCCTGCACGTTGGCCATCCTGAAGGCTACACGGCCACTGATATTATCAGTCGTTACAAGCGGGCGAAGGGCTTTGACGTATTGCACCCAATGGGTTGGGATGCCTTTGGTTTGCCTGCCGAGCAGTACGCTATTAAGACCGGTCATAACCCGGCTACTTTCACCAACAAAAACATTAGCATCTTCAAAAAGCAGATTAAGTCACTAGGTTTTTCCTATGATTGGAACCGCGAAATTAACACCACCGATCCAAAGTACTACAAGTGGACCCAGTGGATTTTTGAGAAGCTCTATGAGAAGGGCTTGGCCTATGAAGACGAAATCATGGTTAACTGGGCGCCCGATTTCCCTGGTGGAGGAATCGTTGTCTCTAACGAAGAGGTGGTTGATGGTAAGACGGAACGTGGTGGTTATCCAGTTTACCGTAAGCCTATGAAGCAGTGGGTCTTAAAGATTACGGCCTACGCCGACCGCTTGATTGATGACTTGGAAGAGTTGGATTGGCCTGAAGCCATCAAGGAACAGCAACGGAACTGGATTGGCCGTTCGGTTGGGGCCATGGTTACCTTCACGGTTGATGACTTGGATGCCAAGATTCAGGCCTTCAGTACTCGGGCTGACACCCTCTTTGGGGCCAGCTATATCGTTTTGGCACCTGAGCACGAACTGGTGGACCAGTTGGTGACTGATGACCAAAAGGACGCCATTGCGGCCTACCGGAAGGAAATTGCTAGCAAGTCTGACCTGGAACGGACGGACTTAAACAAGGATAAGTCTGGCGCCTTCACTGGTAGTTATGCCATTAACCCAGTTAACGGTGAAAAGCTGCCAATCTGGATTGCCGACTATGTTCTGGCTTCCTACGGAACCGGGGCGGTCATGGGTGTGCCAGCCCACGACCAACGTGACTGGGACTTTGCCAAGCGCTTTGACCTGCCCATCACGCCAGTTATTGCCGGTGGCGACATTGAAAAAGAAGCCTACAGTGGGGAAGGTCCTCACATCAACTCTGGCTTCCTAGACGGCTTGGACAAGGTCGAGGCCATTGATAAGATGGTTGATTGGCTGGTTGAGCACGGTGCCGGTGAAAAGAAGGTCAACTACCGTCTGCGCGACTGGGTCTTCTCCCGGCAGCGTTACTGGGGTGAGCCAATTCCAGTCATTCACTGGGAGGATGGCACCCAGTCCTTGGTACCTGAGGACGAGCTGCCCCTACGGCTCCCAGAGTTAAATCAAGACCAAATGAAACCTTCTGGTACCGGTGAGTCACCTCTGGCAAACGCTACTGACTGGCTCAACGTTACTAGGGAAGATGGCGTTAAGGGCCGCCGTGAGACCAACACCATGCCACAGTGGGCTGGTTCATCCTGGTACTACCTGCGCTACATTGACCCCCATAACAATCAGGCCTTTGCTGATTATGACAAGCTAAAGTACTGGATGAACGTTGATCTCTACATTGGTGGAGCGGAACACGCCGTGCTCCACCTGCTCTACGCCCGTTTCTGGTACAAGTTCCTCTACGATTTGGGTCTGGTACCTACCAAGGAACCATTCCACAAGTTGGTTAACCAGGGTATGATTTTGGGTGAAAACCACGAGAAGATGTCTAAGTCCCGTGGTAACGTGGTTAACCCCGATGAGATTGTTAAGAACTATGGGGCTGACACCCTGCGGGTCTATGAAATGTTCATGGGTCCTCTAACCCAGGCTAAGCCTTGGTCAGAAGAAGGGGTGACCGGTTCTAGGCGTTGGTTAGACCGGGTATGGCGTCTGTTGATTGACGACCAGGACCAGCTCCGTGACCATGTCACTAACTACAACCCCGGTGATTTGGATAAGATTTATAATCAGACGGTTAAGAAGGTGACCGACGACATCGAAAACCTGCGCTTTAACACGGCCATCTCCCAGTTGATGATTTTCGTGAACGAGGCCTACAAGTCTGAAGCCCTGCCAGTTAAGTACATGGACGGCTTCATTCAGATGCTGGCACCATTTGCGCCTCACATTGCTGAGGAACTATGGTCCCGTCTGGGCCACGACGAATCCTTGACTTACGCCCCTTGGCCTGAATACGATGAAAAAGCCCTGGTTGATACCAGTGTAGAAGTCGTCTTCCAGGTTAATGGTAAGGTCCGTGGCAAAGCGATGTTGCCAGCTGATGCCAGCCAAGATGATATGATTGCGGCGGCCAAGGCCGAAGATAACGTTAAGAAGTTCATTGATGGTAAGACCATCCAAAAGATTATTGCCATCCCAGTTAAGTTCGTTAACATCGTGGCAAAGTAA
- a CDS encoding polysaccharide biosynthesis protein: MTTGRPSDPKQPDEQAAIQVEKIEFDGDLVTGAELLERLHIELKPVKPVGKGAQAGRHFFPKRSQRSQPSRERERTQGSAAPRHAATHRGQGKSQGPQQQPVQETAFEAAQPELDQLQAADPTDPVIDGLAGTDDDNQAGKTLLRGSIWLSIGNIVSRLLGAAFILPWLIMLGTNANRANALFSQGYTIYGILLAIATFGFPSAISKVIGQLMAKKDGNQVQALTKQSMYVGLGLGVVFGFLLYVGAPLLSNGNPNVVPVLRSLAPAVLVFPLMSMIRGVFQGHQLMHVSALSDIVEQIARIVYLLTATVVILHANPDNWLGVVVQATFAAFIGAAFSLLVLLWGWLKYYPIIMPRGGQSGGKQALALVTHILKESWPFVVIGSSTNIFLFVDQYTYFNIMKAFYNYTSDQLQVQFALFSANPNKLVMIVISFAISIATTALPLLSGSKATLTTQEVRGQLDQVLRLTMLILLPSALGMFAIAGPLYKMFYPIDSTSTAGIYLLQFSTILTVILSLFMLLALVLQALSETRTVMRAFAYGLLIKLVAQIPFVWALQGMGALIATSLGMGFAVLYMLSDLRRNYDIDLRQMAPDLVKILGASLVMALVAAGVVWLMRTLFLPVDTKLSVSVESIASVLVAGVVLFVLYLRLGLLNSLLGSKINRLPRFLGGQRS; the protein is encoded by the coding sequence ATGACTACAGGAAGGCCGTCAGATCCCAAACAACCTGATGAGCAGGCAGCCATCCAGGTTGAAAAAATTGAGTTTGATGGTGATTTGGTGACCGGTGCTGAGCTCCTAGAGCGGCTCCACATTGAGTTGAAACCAGTAAAACCAGTCGGCAAAGGCGCGCAGGCTGGCCGTCATTTTTTCCCAAAACGCAGCCAGCGTTCGCAACCATCAAGAGAGCGTGAACGGACTCAAGGCAGTGCTGCGCCCCGTCACGCTGCTACCCACCGGGGGCAGGGTAAGTCGCAAGGACCTCAGCAGCAACCTGTCCAAGAAACCGCCTTTGAAGCTGCCCAACCAGAATTAGACCAGCTCCAAGCGGCTGATCCGACTGACCCAGTCATTGATGGGCTCGCTGGTACCGATGATGATAACCAGGCGGGTAAGACCTTGCTTAGGGGATCAATCTGGCTTTCAATCGGTAACATTGTGTCACGTCTTTTAGGGGCAGCCTTTATTTTACCCTGGTTGATTATGCTGGGAACCAACGCTAACCGAGCCAATGCGCTCTTTTCACAGGGCTACACCATCTACGGCATCCTGCTAGCGATTGCTACCTTTGGTTTTCCCTCGGCAATTTCGAAGGTCATCGGTCAGCTGATGGCTAAAAAGGATGGTAACCAGGTCCAGGCCCTGACCAAGCAGTCGATGTATGTCGGCCTGGGCCTGGGGGTCGTGTTCGGCTTCCTACTTTATGTGGGCGCACCCCTCCTATCAAATGGTAACCCCAACGTGGTACCAGTCTTGCGCTCACTGGCACCGGCGGTCCTAGTCTTTCCGCTGATGTCGATGATTCGTGGGGTCTTTCAAGGTCACCAGCTGATGCACGTTTCGGCCTTGTCAGATATTGTGGAACAGATTGCCCGGATTGTTTATTTGCTGACAGCGACAGTTGTCATCTTGCATGCCAACCCAGACAACTGGTTAGGCGTGGTGGTCCAGGCCACCTTTGCCGCCTTTATCGGGGCCGCCTTCAGCCTGCTGGTTCTTTTGTGGGGCTGGCTTAAGTATTATCCAATTATCATGCCTCGGGGCGGCCAGAGCGGGGGGAAACAGGCCCTGGCCCTGGTTACCCATATTTTGAAGGAATCCTGGCCCTTTGTGGTGATTGGTTCCTCAACTAATATTTTCCTCTTTGTTGACCAGTACACCTACTTCAACATTATGAAGGCCTTCTACAATTACACCAGTGACCAACTCCAGGTTCAGTTTGCCCTGTTTAGTGCTAACCCCAACAAGTTGGTGATGATTGTGATTTCCTTTGCCATCAGTATTGCGACCACGGCCTTGCCACTGCTATCGGGTAGTAAGGCGACCTTAACGACTCAGGAGGTCCGTGGTCAACTCGACCAGGTCCTACGGCTAACCATGTTGATTCTTTTGCCTAGTGCACTGGGCATGTTTGCCATTGCTGGTCCGCTTTATAAGATGTTTTATCCGATTGATAGCACTAGTACGGCCGGGATTTATCTTTTGCAGTTCTCCACGATTCTGACGGTAATCCTGAGTCTCTTTATGCTCCTCGCCTTGGTCTTACAGGCCCTGTCTGAAACCCGGACGGTGATGCGGGCCTTTGCCTATGGCCTGCTGATTAAATTAGTAGCCCAAATACCCTTCGTTTGGGCCCTTCAGGGCATGGGAGCTTTGATTGCAACGAGTTTGGGGATGGGCTTTGCGGTGCTTTATATGCTCAGTGACCTGCGTCGTAATTACGACATTGATCTGCGGCAGATGGCACCTGACCTGGTCAAAATCCTGGGTGCATCCTTGGTCATGGCCCTGGTGGCCGCTGGGGTGGTTTGGCTGATGAGGACGCTCTTTTTGCCAGTCGATACCAAGTTGTCGGTATCGGTCGAAAGTATTGCCAGTGTCCTAGTAGCCGGTGTCGTTCTCTTCGTCCTTTACCTGCGTTTGGGCCTCTTAAACAGCCTACTGGGTAGCAAGATAAATCGACTACCGCGCTTCTTAGGGGGACAGCGTTCCTAA
- a CDS encoding YitT family protein — protein MRIQDYNWRKIGLTVVFFVVSVALQVFGLNSFLIPNQIFSVGLTGASQLLSIFSQVLFHVKIDTGIFFLLFNIPIGIIGWRLINGSFTVLSFLNSVCVSILLILVPAHPFTTQPLLASLFGGLLVGASIGLAMRYGFSTGGMDIIAMIVQKRTGRSIGAFMNVVNFIIVMIAGSFIGWQNALWTLIGIYATGRVVDTLYTGYQKVTALIVTTKGDEVVDALHHDLIRGITILSSRGAYTKRDSTTLMMVLSRYELFEMQEAVREVDPKAFINFLSTVSVAGEFLDSDRQLQMRKSMSPQRGTIEAQIAAEQRLEDQLQNLDNQSGSDQSGKSQS, from the coding sequence ATGCGGATTCAGGATTACAACTGGCGTAAAATCGGGCTGACAGTGGTATTTTTTGTTGTCAGTGTGGCCTTGCAAGTTTTCGGGTTAAATTCATTTTTAATCCCTAATCAAATTTTCTCGGTAGGCCTGACCGGTGCTTCCCAGCTGCTGTCAATCTTTTCTCAAGTCCTGTTCCACGTTAAGATTGATACCGGAATCTTCTTCCTACTCTTTAATATCCCAATTGGGATTATTGGTTGGCGCCTAATTAACGGTAGTTTTACGGTGCTGAGTTTCTTAAACTCAGTCTGTGTTTCCATCCTGCTGATTCTGGTACCGGCCCATCCCTTCACAACCCAGCCACTCCTAGCCTCGCTTTTTGGCGGGCTACTGGTCGGGGCTTCGATTGGCCTGGCCATGCGTTATGGTTTCTCGACTGGTGGTATGGATATCATTGCCATGATCGTTCAGAAACGGACGGGCCGTTCGATTGGGGCCTTCATGAACGTGGTTAACTTCATTATCGTCATGATTGCTGGTTCCTTCATTGGTTGGCAAAACGCGCTCTGGACCTTGATTGGCATCTATGCGACCGGTCGAGTGGTTGACACCCTCTATACTGGTTACCAAAAGGTAACTGCCCTGATTGTGACCACCAAGGGTGATGAAGTGGTCGATGCCCTGCACCACGACTTAATCCGCGGCATTACCATTCTGTCTTCTCGCGGGGCATATACCAAGCGGGACTCGACGACCTTGATGATGGTGCTGTCCCGTTATGAGCTCTTTGAGATGCAAGAAGCGGTCCGCGAGGTTGACCCGAAGGCCTTCATTAACTTCCTCAGTACGGTTAGTGTGGCCGGTGAATTCCTGGATTCAGACCGTCAGTTACAAATGAGGAAGTCAATGTCACCGCAGCGTGGTACGATTGAGGCACAGATTGCTGCCGAACAGCGGCTAGAAGACCAGCTGCAAAACCTGGATAACCAGTCTGGCAGTGATCAAAGTGGTAAGTCACAGTCGTAA
- a CDS encoding 4-oxalocrotonate tautomerase has translation MPIVQIELLEGRSHDQLAKLVQDVTDVIVEDTGASRSAVHVILREMSKDHYAVGGTLKSDQ, from the coding sequence ATGCCCATTGTACAGATTGAGTTATTAGAAGGCCGCAGCCACGACCAGCTGGCTAAGTTAGTACAGGACGTTACCGACGTGATTGTTGAAGATACCGGGGCATCCCGTTCAGCCGTTCACGTAATTTTGCGCGAAATGAGTAAGGACCACTACGCCGTTGGTGGTACTTTAAAAAGTGATCAGTAA
- a CDS encoding IMP dehydrogenase produces MSKFSIKNKFVPMGLTFEDVDVVKGGPAKVKASDVDLSVSLTPSLSLKIPLLSAAMDTVTDANFATALAQFGGLGVIHKNMTIDEQAQEVAKVKAITPDTAKYPQAAVDQNGHLLVAGAVGVTNDTVKRVSAMVATGVDAIVLDSAHGHSEGVLRKVSEVREAFPDLNIIAGNIATRAGAAALYDAGADVVKVGIGPGSICTTRVVAGIGVPQLSAIRDAAQEAKARGKKIIADGGAKTAEDILKAIAMGGNAVMLGSMFSGTAETPGEVFSENGHKYKVYRGMGSIAAMENGSKDRYFQGEVNESKKMVPEGIEARVAYKGTLADILTDIISHLKENMAALGAQDIDEVIRLNDVKRSTKAFDYQASI; encoded by the coding sequence ATGTCAAAATTTAGCATCAAGAACAAGTTCGTGCCCATGGGATTAACCTTTGAGGATGTCGATGTCGTAAAGGGGGGACCTGCGAAGGTCAAAGCCAGTGACGTGGACTTGTCGGTTTCGCTGACACCTAGTCTGTCTTTGAAGATTCCATTGCTGTCAGCGGCCATGGATACGGTTACTGATGCTAATTTTGCCACGGCCTTAGCCCAGTTTGGTGGCCTAGGGGTCATCCACAAGAACATGACCATCGATGAGCAGGCCCAAGAAGTTGCCAAGGTTAAGGCAATTACCCCAGACACGGCTAAGTATCCGCAGGCTGCCGTTGACCAAAACGGCCACCTGCTGGTTGCCGGTGCGGTCGGGGTGACTAACGATACGGTTAAGCGGGTTAGTGCCATGGTTGCAACTGGCGTCGATGCCATTGTCTTGGATTCGGCCCATGGTCATTCTGAGGGTGTGCTGCGCAAGGTTAGCGAGGTCCGGGAAGCCTTTCCCGATTTGAACATCATTGCCGGCAACATTGCTACTCGGGCTGGAGCAGCGGCCCTTTACGATGCGGGTGCTGACGTGGTGAAGGTCGGCATTGGCCCTGGTTCAATTTGCACGACTCGGGTCGTGGCCGGCATTGGGGTTCCTCAGTTATCAGCTATCCGGGATGCAGCCCAAGAGGCCAAGGCTCGCGGCAAGAAGATTATCGCCGACGGTGGCGCTAAGACTGCTGAAGACATTTTAAAGGCGATTGCCATGGGTGGTAACGCCGTCATGCTCGGTTCAATGTTCTCTGGTACTGCTGAGACTCCTGGCGAGGTCTTCAGCGAAAATGGCCACAAGTACAAGGTTTACCGTGGTATGGGTTCAATCGCTGCCATGGAAAATGGTTCCAAGGACCGTTACTTCCAGGGTGAAGTCAATGAGTCCAAGAAGATGGTGCCAGAAGGCATCGAGGCCCGGGTAGCCTACAAGGGGACCCTGGCTGACATCTTGACTGACATTATCAGTCACTTAAAGGAGAACATGGCAGCCCTGGGTGCCCAGGATATTGATGAAGTTATCCGCTTAAACGATGTGAAGCGCTCAACTAAAGCCTTTGACTATCAGGCTTCAATCTAA
- a CDS encoding IMP dehydrogenase, giving the protein MTDNKDFHGLGYDQTLLVPAESNVLPHMVSLATTLAGFKLNIPLLSNALDLSDDDYALPTALNGGLGIIASERNLDEQVGKVKAIKDHQVDFDTYPQALVNEQKQLKIGAEAWLVADAQERIDHLVEAGADAILLYLDTDLGADQLQEITTITKQHPDTLVLVGLVEDPEVARKLYQAGVDGVLAGRSINSALPNDSHYPFLTVTMQVAEVAADFDGKAVVAAGGIHYSGDVVKALAGGADAVMITDYLAGDESADDAIFQIDGGLRAGMGYTGSATVADLKAKAQFVQITDNGLRESHPHDVEITKQAPNYVEQERD; this is encoded by the coding sequence ATGACTGATAATAAAGATTTCCACGGCTTGGGCTACGATCAAACCCTGTTGGTACCAGCCGAGTCGAACGTTTTGCCCCACATGGTATCCCTGGCAACGACCTTGGCTGGTTTTAAGCTAAACATCCCGCTCCTGTCAAATGCCTTAGACCTGAGTGATGATGATTATGCCCTGCCAACGGCTTTAAATGGTGGTTTGGGTATTATCGCTAGTGAGCGCAATTTGGACGAGCAGGTTGGCAAGGTGAAGGCGATTAAGGACCATCAGGTGGACTTTGACACCTACCCCCAAGCCCTGGTGAACGAGCAAAAGCAGTTAAAGATTGGTGCTGAAGCCTGGTTAGTGGCCGATGCCCAGGAACGGATTGACCACCTAGTTGAAGCCGGTGCCGATGCCATTCTGTTGTACCTAGATACTGATTTAGGTGCTGACCAGCTCCAGGAAATTACGACTATTACTAAGCAGCACCCTGACACCTTGGTTTTGGTTGGTTTGGTTGAGGACCCTGAAGTTGCCCGTAAGCTCTACCAGGCTGGCGTGGACGGGGTCTTGGCTGGCCGGTCAATCAATTCAGCCCTGCCAAATGACAGTCACTATCCTTTCTTAACGGTGACGATGCAGGTTGCTGAAGTGGCTGCTGATTTTGACGGCAAGGCCGTCGTAGCAGCTGGTGGGATTCACTACTCCGGCGATGTGGTCAAGGCTTTAGCTGGCGGTGCTGATGCCGTCATGATTACCGATTACCTCGCTGGCGATGAAAGCGCCGATGATGCCATCTTCCAAATTGATGGTGGCCTCCGGGCCGGTATGGGTTACACTGGCTCGGCTACGGTCGCTGATTTGAAGGCCAAGGCCCAGTTTGTCCAGATTACGGACAACGGCCTGCGCGAGTCACACCCCCACGATGTTGAAATTACTAAACAGGCCCCTAACTACGTAGAGCAGGAGAGGGATTAA